A window of Malania oleifera isolate guangnan ecotype guangnan chromosome 5, ASM2987363v1, whole genome shotgun sequence contains these coding sequences:
- the LOC131155242 gene encoding UPF0496 protein At4g34320-like has protein sequence MGGHMSKKTPAETSSAINIDGNLQYRTELSSYKAACQLDTDLQSFDTNLHARTNQLINTLAGGVEVRTLSFESLKEVTECLLEMNQEVVKVILECKKDIWKSQELFELVEEYFENSLQTLDFCTALEKCLKRARDSQLLILVALQQFEEEGVVEGKRYVRTLEELKNFKAAGDPFTEEFFQTFQSVYRQQMLMLEKLQLKKKKLDKKLRYIHAWRKVSSMIFVATFAAVLICSVVAAAMAAPPVAAALAATSSIPLGSMGKWIDSLWKSYEDALRAQKEVISSMQVGTYVAIKDLDNIRVLIDRLEIEIESLLQNVEFAFVDEDAVRFAIEEIKKKLGIFMKNVEDLGIQADMCSRDIRRARTVVLQRIIKHPNN, from the coding sequence ATGGGAGGCCATATGAGCAAGAAGACCCCTGCGGAGACCTCATCAGCTATCAACATTGATGGCAATTTGCAGTACAGAACTGAACTCAGCTCCTACAAGGCTGCTTGCCAGCTTGACACCGACTTACAGTCCTTTGACACCAACCTCCATGCCCGTACTAATCAGCTTATCAACACCCTCGCAGGGGGTGTTGAAGTTCGAACACTCTCCTTTGAGTCGCTGAAAGAAGTCACCGAATGTCTGTTGGAGATGAACCAGGAGGTGGTGAAAGTGATCTTGGAATGCAAGAAAGATATATGGAAGAGCCAAGAACTGTTTGAGCTGGTCGAGGAGTACTTTGAGAACAGCTTGCAGACTCTAGATTTCTGCACTGCATTGGAGAAATGTCTGAAGCGGGCCCGTGATAGCCAGTTGCTGATTCTTGTTGCGCTTCAGCAGTTTGAAGAAGAGGGCGTTGTGGAAGGAAAGAGGTATGTGAGGACCTTGGAGGAATTGAAGAATTTCAAGGCAGCAGGAGACCCTTTTACTGAAGAATTCTTCCAAACCTTTCAATCTGTTTATAGGCAACAGATGTTAATGCTTGAGAAGTtgcagctgaaaaagaaaaagcttGATAAGAAGCTCAGGTACATTCATGCTTGGAGGAAGGTCTCAAGTATGATATTTGTAGCCACTTTTGCTGCTGTACTAATTTGCTCAGTGGTGGCAGCAGCCATGGCTGCCCCGCCTGTGGCGGCAGCTCTGGCAGCTACCAGTTCTATCCCGCTGGGTTCAATGGGGAAGTGGATTGATTCGCTTTGGAAGAGCTATGAAGATGCCCTTAGGGCGCAGAAGGAGGTTATTAGCTCAATGCAGGTGGGCACTTATGTTGCAATTAAGGACTTGGACAACATCCGGGTTCTCATTGATAGGTTGGAAATCGAGATTGAATCCCTCCTGCAGAATGTTGAATTTGCCTTTGTTGATGAAGATGCTGTGAGGTTTGCCATAGAGGAAATAAAGAAGAAGCTGGGAATCTTTATGAAGAATGTTGAAGATTTGGGGATACAAGCTGATATGTGCAGCCGGGATATTCGGAGGGCGAGGACAGTTGTTCTGCAGAGGATCATAAAACATCCTAACAATTGA
- the LOC131155839 gene encoding uncharacterized protein LOC131155839 gives MRPPSFAGGPDLIVVENWILYVEEILAILACIDEQKVAFASFKLTGETFVEVVDRVAVIESDMQRSAAAQGWRKRSAPQDLQVSSSQGPWRGDHYGGGQRQMTGRGGFHSGGAAPVCPRCGRRHPGECRMGEDVCYRCGRPRHRSWLCQGLTTQAPAPRPYQGGYQAPCGG, from the exons ATGAGACCCccttcttttgctggaggacctgACCTGATTGTAGTTGAGAACTGGATTCTGTATGTTGAGGAGATTCTAGCAATATTGGCATGTATAGACGAGCAGAAAGTGGCGTTTGCGtcatttaagttgacaggagag ACGTTTgttgaggtggtggatagagttgCTGTCATTGAGAGTGATATGCAGAGGAGCGCTGCAGCTCAGGGCTGGAGGAAGAGGTCTGCGCCTCAGGATTTGCAGGTGAGCTCTAGCcaagggccatggagaggagatcacTATGGAGGTGGTCAGAGACAGATGACGGGCCGTGGTGGTTTTCATAGTGGAGGGGCTGCTCCTgtctgtcctagatgtggccgcagacatccaggtgaatgcaGGATGGGTGAGGACGTgtgctatcgatgtgggagacccAGGCATAGATCTTGGTTGTGTCAGGGATTGACAACTCaagcaccagctcccagaccataccagggtggttatcaggcgccctGTGGAGGATAG